In a genomic window of Pseudomonas oryzihabitans:
- the ileS gene encoding isoleucine--tRNA ligase, with product MTDYKATLNLPETAFPMKAGLPQREPEMLQRWQDIGLYEKLRAIGKGRPTFILHDGPPYANGSIHIGHALNKILKDIITRSKTLAGFDAPYVPGWDCHGLPIEHKVETTFGKNQPADLTRERCRAYASEQIEEQKAGFVRLGVLGDWSNPYLTMNFANEAGEIRALAEMVKNGFVFKGLKPVNFCFDCGSALAEAEVEYQDKRSDAIDVAFPVADADKLAAAFGLGALAKPTAIVIWTTTPWTIPANQALNVHPEFTYALVDVGDRLLVLAEELVESCLARYGLQGEVIATAPGTALELINFRHPLYERLSPIYLAEYVELGAGTGVVHCSPAYGEDDFRICKQYGLSNDDILNPVQSNGVYAESLPLFGGQFIWKANPAIVGALEEAGALFKHETINHSYMHCWRHKTPLIYRATAQWFVGMDKQPNEGATLRERSLAAIEQTNFVPAWGQARLHGMIAGRPDWCISRQRNWGVPIPFFTHKESGELHPRTVELMEAVAQRVEREGIEAWFKLDPAELLGEEAGQYDKSRDTLDVWFDSGTTHWHVLRGSHAELAHTQGPVADLYLEGSDQHRGWFHSSLLTGCAIDGHAPYKELLTHGFTVDEQGRKQSKSLGNVVAPQKVIDSLGADILRLWVASTDYTGEMAVSEQILQRSADSYRRIRNTARFLLSNLSGFDPAVNRVAPEDMIDLDRWAVDRALLLQKEIEQAYAEYRFLNVYQKVHNFCVQELGGFYLDIIKDRQYTTGADSLPRRSCQTALYLIAEALVRWIAPILSFTADEIWQYLPGEREESVMLTTWYDGLFALPEGATLDRAYWDQVMAVKAAVNKELENQRAAKTLGGSLQAEITLYADSALQTVLEALGNELRFVLISSQAAVQPLEQAPEGAVASELSGLKLVVRKSEAPKCARCWHHSHSVGQHAEHPEICDRCVTNVYGAGEVREHA from the coding sequence ATGACCGATTACAAAGCGACGCTCAATCTGCCGGAAACGGCATTCCCGATGAAAGCCGGCCTGCCGCAGCGCGAGCCGGAGATGCTGCAGCGCTGGCAGGACATCGGGCTGTACGAGAAGCTGCGCGCTATCGGCAAGGGCCGGCCGACCTTCATCCTGCATGACGGTCCGCCCTATGCCAACGGCAGCATCCACATCGGTCATGCGCTGAACAAGATCCTCAAGGACATCATCACCCGCTCCAAGACTCTGGCCGGCTTCGATGCCCCCTATGTGCCGGGCTGGGATTGCCATGGCCTGCCCATCGAGCACAAGGTGGAGACCACCTTCGGCAAGAATCAGCCGGCGGACCTGACCCGCGAGCGCTGCCGGGCCTATGCCAGCGAGCAGATCGAAGAGCAGAAGGCCGGCTTCGTCCGCCTGGGCGTGCTCGGTGACTGGAGCAATCCTTACCTGACCATGAACTTCGCCAACGAGGCCGGCGAGATCCGCGCCCTGGCGGAGATGGTCAAGAACGGCTTCGTCTTCAAGGGCCTCAAGCCGGTCAACTTCTGCTTCGACTGCGGCTCCGCCCTGGCCGAGGCCGAGGTGGAGTACCAGGACAAGCGATCCGACGCCATCGACGTGGCCTTCCCGGTCGCCGATGCCGACAAGCTGGCGGCCGCCTTCGGCCTGGGCGCCCTGGCCAAGCCCACCGCCATCGTCATCTGGACCACCACTCCCTGGACCATCCCGGCCAACCAGGCGCTCAACGTGCACCCCGAATTCACCTATGCACTGGTGGACGTCGGTGATCGTCTGTTGGTGCTGGCCGAAGAACTGGTGGAAAGCTGCCTGGCACGCTACGGCCTGCAGGGCGAGGTGATCGCCACCGCGCCGGGTACCGCCCTGGAGCTGATCAACTTCCGTCATCCGCTGTACGAGCGGCTGTCGCCCATCTACCTGGCCGAGTATGTCGAGCTGGGTGCCGGTACGGGCGTGGTGCACTGCTCGCCCGCCTATGGTGAGGACGACTTCCGCATCTGCAAGCAATACGGCCTGAGCAACGACGACATCCTCAATCCGGTGCAGAGCAACGGCGTCTACGCCGAGTCGCTGCCGCTGTTCGGTGGCCAGTTCATCTGGAAGGCCAATCCGGCCATCGTCGGCGCGCTGGAAGAGGCGGGCGCCCTGTTCAAGCACGAGACGATCAACCACAGCTACATGCACTGCTGGCGCCACAAGACGCCGCTGATCTATCGCGCCACCGCCCAATGGTTCGTCGGCATGGACAAGCAGCCCAACGAGGGCGCTACCCTGCGTGAGCGCTCCTTGGCGGCCATCGAGCAGACCAATTTCGTCCCGGCCTGGGGCCAGGCGCGTCTGCACGGCATGATCGCCGGCCGTCCCGACTGGTGCATCTCGCGTCAGCGCAACTGGGGCGTGCCGATTCCTTTCTTCACCCACAAGGAAAGCGGCGAGCTGCACCCGCGCACCGTCGAACTGATGGAAGCCGTCGCCCAGCGCGTCGAGCGCGAGGGCATCGAAGCTTGGTTCAAGCTCGATCCCGCTGAACTGCTCGGCGAAGAAGCCGGCCAGTACGACAAGAGCCGCGACACCCTCGACGTCTGGTTCGACTCGGGCACCACTCACTGGCACGTATTGCGCGGCTCCCATGCCGAGCTGGCGCATACCCAGGGTCCGGTCGCTGACCTTTACCTGGAAGGCTCCGACCAGCACCGTGGCTGGTTCCACTCCTCGCTGCTGACCGGCTGCGCCATCGACGGCCATGCGCCTTACAAGGAATTGCTGACCCACGGCTTCACCGTGGACGAGCAGGGCCGCAAGCAGTCCAAGTCGCTGGGCAACGTGGTCGCCCCGCAAAAGGTCATCGACAGCCTGGGCGCCGACATCCTGCGCCTCTGGGTCGCCTCCACCGACTACACCGGCGAGATGGCGGTCTCCGAGCAGATCCTGCAGCGTAGCGCCGATTCCTACCGCCGCATCCGTAACACCGCGCGCTTCCTGCTCTCCAACCTGTCTGGCTTCGATCCAGCGGTCAACCGGGTCGCCCCCGAGGACATGATCGACCTGGATCGCTGGGCGGTGGATCGCGCCCTGCTGCTGCAGAAGGAAATCGAGCAGGCCTACGCCGAGTACCGCTTCCTCAACGTTTACCAGAAGGTGCACAACTTCTGCGTGCAGGAGCTGGGCGGCTTCTACCTCGACATCATCAAGGACCGCCAGTACACCACCGGTGCCGACAGCCTGCCGCGCCGCTCCTGCCAGACGGCGCTGTACCTCATCGCCGAGGCCCTGGTGCGCTGGATCGCCCCCATCCTGTCCTTCACCGCCGACGAGATCTGGCAGTACCTGCCGGGCGAGCGGGAAGAGTCGGTGATGCTGACCACCTGGTACGACGGCCTCTTCGCCCTGCCCGAAGGTGCGACCCTGGATCGCGCCTATTGGGACCAGGTCATGGCGGTCAAGGCCGCGGTCAACAAGGAGCTGGAAAACCAGCGTGCCGCCAAGACCCTGGGCGGCAGCCTGCAGGCGGAGATCACCCTCTACGCCGACAGTGCCCTGCAGACCGTACTGGAGGCCCTGGGCAACGAACTCAGATTCGTACTCATCTCCTCCCAGGCCGCTGTCCAGCCGCTGGAGCAGGCACCCGAAGGCGCCGTGGCCAGCGAGCTGAGCGGTCTCAAGCTGGTGGTACGCAAGTCCGAAGCACCCAAGTGCGCCCGTTGCTGGCATCACAGCCACAGCGTGGGCCAGCATGCCGAGCATCCGGAAATCTGCGACCGCTGCGTGACCAACGTCTATGGGGCTGGCGAGGTGCGTGAGCATGCGTGA
- the ribF gene encoding bifunctional riboflavin kinase/FAD synthetase — translation MQLFRGLHHLDAFPKGCVATIGNFDGVHLGHQAILARLRERSAELGVPSCVVIFEPQPREFFLPDIAPVRLTRLREKLECFARLGVDNVLCLNFNRRLRELSAEAFVQQVLVKGLGVKHLEIGDDFRFGCDRAGDFTYLNLAAREHGFTLEAATTVELDGLRVSSTLIRQALADGDLALAERMLGRPYSLSGRVLHGQKLARQLGWPTANVQLKRRRPPLRGVYLVSSLIDGRVVPGVANIGQRPTVQGDGRPHLEIHLLDFAGDLYGRHLSVTFVQKVRDEQKFASLEALKAAIEADVATARAFWQGQPSTSLD, via the coding sequence ATGCAGCTGTTTCGCGGTCTCCATCATCTCGACGCCTTTCCCAAGGGCTGCGTTGCCACCATCGGCAACTTCGACGGGGTTCACCTGGGGCACCAGGCCATCCTCGCGCGGCTGCGTGAGCGTTCGGCGGAGCTCGGGGTGCCCAGTTGCGTGGTGATCTTCGAGCCGCAGCCCCGCGAATTCTTCCTGCCCGACATCGCGCCGGTGCGGCTGACCCGCCTGCGCGAGAAGCTGGAATGCTTCGCACGCCTGGGCGTCGACAACGTGCTGTGCCTGAACTTCAATCGGCGGTTGCGCGAGCTGTCCGCCGAGGCCTTCGTCCAGCAGGTGCTGGTAAAGGGGCTGGGCGTGAAGCACCTGGAGATCGGTGACGACTTCCGTTTCGGCTGCGATCGCGCCGGCGACTTCACCTATTTGAACTTGGCCGCCCGCGAGCATGGCTTCACTCTGGAAGCCGCCACTACCGTGGAGCTGGATGGCCTGAGAGTCAGCAGTACCCTGATCCGCCAAGCCTTGGCCGACGGAGATCTGGCACTAGCCGAGCGCATGCTGGGTCGGCCCTACAGCCTCTCCGGGCGGGTACTGCATGGTCAGAAACTGGCACGCCAGCTGGGTTGGCCGACCGCCAATGTCCAGCTCAAGCGGCGCCGCCCGCCATTGCGCGGCGTCTATCTGGTCAGCAGCCTGATCGATGGGCGAGTAGTCCCGGGCGTGGCCAACATCGGCCAGCGTCCGACGGTGCAGGGCGATGGTCGCCCGCACCTGGAGATCCATCTGCTGGATTTTGCCGGCGACCTCTATGGCCGCCATCTCAGCGTGACCTTCGTGCAGAAGGTGCGCGACGAACAGAAATTCGCCTCTCTGGAGGCCCTCAAGGCGGCGATCGAAGCGGACGTCGCCACGGCCCGCGCCTTCTGGCAGGGGCAACCGTCAACGAGCCTGGACTGA
- the murJ gene encoding murein biosynthesis integral membrane protein MurJ, protein MNLLKSLAAVSSMTMLSRVLGFVRDTIVARTFGAGMATDAFFVAFKLPNLLRRIFAEGAFSQAFVPILAEYKSQQGEEATRTFLAYVSGLLTLVLAVVTVLGMLAAPLVIWITAPGFADTPEKFALTSSLLRVTFPYILLISLASLAGAVLNTWNRFSVPAFVPTLLNISMIIFALFLTPYFDPPIMALAWATLVGGLAQFLYQLPHLKRIGMLVLPRLNLRDSGVWRVMRQMGPAILGVSVSQFSLIINTIFASFLAAGSVSWMYYADRLMELPSGVLGVALGTILLPALSRTYAKADRQEYSRLLDWGLRLCFLLVLPCAAALALLAEPLTVSLFQYGRFDAHDALMTQRALIAYAVGLLGIILVKVLAPGFYAQQNIKTPVKIAIFTLVVTQVLNLILIGPLQHVGLALAIGLAACLNAGLLFWQLRRHNLFMPQPGWLGFLLRLLVAVMVMSAVLFGLMQILPNWSEGLMWQRLLRLGGLVAAGVLAYFASLFLLGFRLRDFNRRAVM, encoded by the coding sequence ATGAATCTGCTCAAGTCCCTGGCCGCCGTCAGCTCCATGACCATGCTGTCCCGCGTGCTGGGGTTCGTGCGTGACACCATCGTTGCCCGAACCTTTGGCGCCGGCATGGCCACCGATGCCTTCTTCGTCGCCTTCAAGCTGCCCAACCTACTGCGTCGCATCTTCGCCGAGGGGGCCTTCTCCCAGGCCTTCGTGCCCATCCTCGCCGAATACAAGTCGCAGCAGGGCGAGGAGGCCACCCGGACCTTCCTGGCCTACGTCAGTGGTCTGCTGACCCTGGTGTTGGCGGTGGTCACGGTCCTGGGCATGCTGGCGGCGCCGCTGGTGATCTGGATCACCGCGCCGGGCTTCGCCGATACCCCGGAGAAGTTCGCGCTCACCTCCAGTCTTTTGCGGGTGACCTTTCCCTACATCCTGCTGATTTCCCTGGCGTCCCTGGCCGGCGCGGTGCTCAATACCTGGAACAGGTTCAGCGTGCCGGCCTTCGTGCCGACGCTGCTCAACATCAGCATGATCATCTTCGCGCTGTTCCTCACGCCGTACTTCGATCCGCCGATCATGGCGCTGGCCTGGGCGACGTTGGTGGGTGGTCTGGCTCAGTTCCTCTATCAGCTGCCGCACCTCAAGCGCATCGGCATGCTGGTGCTGCCACGCCTCAATCTGCGCGATAGCGGTGTCTGGCGGGTCATGCGGCAGATGGGGCCGGCGATCCTCGGGGTCTCGGTCAGCCAGTTCTCGCTGATCATCAACACCATCTTCGCCTCCTTCCTCGCCGCCGGCTCGGTGTCCTGGATGTACTACGCCGACCGCCTCATGGAGCTGCCTTCCGGGGTGCTCGGCGTGGCCCTGGGGACCATCCTGCTGCCGGCCCTGTCGCGCACCTATGCCAAGGCCGATCGCCAGGAATACTCGCGCCTGCTCGACTGGGGCCTGCGGCTGTGTTTCCTGCTGGTGCTGCCCTGCGCCGCGGCCCTGGCGCTGCTGGCCGAGCCGCTGACGGTATCGCTGTTCCAGTATGGTCGCTTCGATGCCCATGACGCCCTGATGACCCAGCGCGCCCTGATCGCCTATGCGGTGGGGTTGCTGGGCATCATCCTGGTCAAGGTGCTGGCGCCGGGCTTCTATGCCCAGCAGAACATCAAGACGCCGGTGAAGATTGCCATCTTCACCCTGGTGGTGACCCAGGTGCTCAACCTGATCCTGATCGGTCCGCTGCAGCACGTGGGCCTGGCCCTGGCCATAGGTCTGGCGGCCTGTCTCAACGCGGGCCTTTTATTCTGGCAGTTGCGCCGCCATAACCTGTTCATGCCCCAGCCTGGCTGGCTGGGCTTCCTGCTGCGGCTGCTGGTCGCCGTGATGGTGATGAGCGCCGTGCTGTTCGGACTCATGCAGATATTGCCCAACTGGAGCGAAGGCCTGATGTGGCAGCGCCTGCTGCGTCTCGGTGGCTTGGTGGCGGCTGGGGTACTGGCCTATTTCGCCAGTCTCTTCCTGCTCGGTTTCCGGCTGCGCGACTTCAACCGGCGGGCGGTGATGTAG
- the rpsT gene encoding 30S ribosomal protein S20, producing the protein MANSPSAKKRAKQAEKRRSHNASLRSMVRTYIKNVVKAIEAKDLEKAKSAYVAAVPVIDRMADKGIIDKNKAARHKSRLNAHIKALAIPAAA; encoded by the coding sequence GTGGCTAACTCCCCCTCCGCCAAAAAACGCGCCAAACAGGCTGAGAAGCGTCGCAGCCACAATGCGAGCCTGCGCTCCATGGTGCGTACCTACATCAAGAACGTCGTCAAGGCGATCGAAGCCAAGGACCTGGAAAAAGCCAAGTCTGCTTATGTTGCTGCCGTTCCGGTCATCGACCGCATGGCCGACAAGGGCATCATCGACAAGAACAAAGCCGCTCGTCACAAGAGCCGCCTGAACGCGCACATCAAGGCCCTGGCTATCCCCGCCGCTGCCTGA
- a CDS encoding VOC family protein, translating into MSIQQLRIARPVSDLEISCAMYCAGLGLTRLGGFADHDGFSGVMLGDESLSWHLEFTFCHHHPVEPATTAEDLLVLYLPDEEQWRRRCSALVRAGFEEVAPLNPYWAKSGATFQDKDRYRVVVQNSSWKSRMSVS; encoded by the coding sequence ATGAGTATTCAGCAGCTGCGTATCGCGCGGCCGGTCAGTGATCTTGAGATAAGTTGCGCTATGTACTGCGCAGGCTTGGGGCTCACCCGCCTTGGTGGATTTGCCGATCACGATGGCTTTAGTGGCGTGATGCTGGGCGACGAATCGCTATCCTGGCATCTGGAGTTCACCTTTTGCCATCATCACCCTGTCGAGCCTGCGACGACCGCAGAGGATCTGTTGGTGCTGTATCTGCCGGATGAGGAGCAGTGGCGGCGGCGTTGTTCAGCGCTAGTGCGCGCGGGCTTCGAAGAGGTAGCGCCGCTCAATCCTTATTGGGCGAAAAGCGGGGCGACGTTCCAGGACAAGGATCGCTATCGGGTGGTGGTGCAGAATTCGTCATGGAAAAGTAGGATGTCGGTATCCTGA
- the proB gene encoding glutamate 5-kinase has product MRDQVSGAQRWVVKIGSALLTDDGRCLDGGAMAGWVEQMVALHQAGIELVLVSSGAVAAGMSRLGWTQRPTAINELQAAAAVGQMGLVQAWESSFAEHQVQTAQILLTHDDLSDRKRYLNARSTLRTLVSLGVVPVINENDTVVTDEIRFGDNDTLAALVANLVEADLLVILTDRDGMFDADPRSNPDASLISEARADDPALDLVAGGTGGALGRGGMQTKLRAARLAARSGAYTVIVGGRIQQVLSRLQQGEQLGTLLSPERGLVAARKQWLAGHLQVRGTLRLDAGAVQALVGGHRSLLPVGVQELEGNFRRGEMVACVGPDGREVARGLVNYSATEARRILGRPSDAIVVELGYVYEPELIHRDNLVLV; this is encoded by the coding sequence ATGCGTGATCAGGTGTCTGGCGCCCAGCGCTGGGTGGTGAAGATCGGCAGCGCCCTGCTGACCGACGATGGACGTTGCCTCGATGGCGGCGCCATGGCTGGTTGGGTTGAGCAGATGGTGGCGCTGCACCAGGCCGGTATCGAGCTGGTGCTGGTGTCCTCGGGTGCGGTGGCGGCTGGCATGAGTCGGCTCGGCTGGACCCAGCGGCCAACCGCCATCAACGAGTTGCAGGCCGCCGCCGCGGTAGGGCAGATGGGCTTGGTGCAGGCCTGGGAATCCAGTTTCGCCGAGCACCAGGTGCAGACGGCGCAGATCCTGCTCACTCATGATGACCTGTCGGACCGCAAGCGCTACCTCAATGCCCGCAGCACCCTGCGCACCCTGGTCAGTCTGGGCGTGGTGCCGGTGATCAATGAGAACGATACCGTCGTCACCGACGAGATCCGCTTCGGCGACAACGACACCTTGGCCGCCCTGGTGGCCAACCTGGTCGAGGCTGATCTGCTGGTCATCCTCACCGATCGCGACGGCATGTTCGATGCCGATCCGCGCAGTAATCCCGATGCCAGTCTCATCAGCGAGGCGCGAGCGGACGATCCGGCACTGGATCTGGTCGCTGGCGGTACCGGCGGTGCCTTGGGGCGTGGCGGCATGCAGACCAAGCTGCGCGCCGCGCGGCTGGCGGCCCGCTCCGGCGCCTATACGGTTATCGTCGGTGGGCGTATCCAGCAGGTCCTCAGCCGTCTGCAGCAGGGCGAGCAACTGGGTACCCTCTTGTCACCCGAGCGTGGCCTGGTGGCGGCGCGCAAGCAGTGGCTGGCAGGGCATCTGCAGGTGCGTGGCACGCTGCGGCTGGATGCTGGCGCGGTCCAGGCCCTGGTCGGCGGTCATCGCAGCCTTCTGCCGGTAGGCGTGCAGGAGCTGGAAGGCAATTTCCGCCGGGGCGAAATGGTCGCCTGTGTCGGGCCCGATGGGCGTGAAGTGGCGCGTGGCCTGGTCAACTACAGTGCAACCGAGGCGCGTCGTATCCTGGGAAGACCTTCGGATGCCATCGTCGTCGAGCTCGGCTATGTCTATGAGCCCGAGTTGATCCACAGGGACAATCTGGTCCTGGTCTGA
- the cgtA gene encoding Obg family GTPase CgtA: protein MKFVDEVSIHVKAGDGGNGMMSFRREKFIEKGGPNGGDGGDGGSIWLEADINLNTLVDYRYTRRFTAQNGEKGGSTECTGAKGEDLVLPVPVGTTVIDAATQEIIGDLTQPGQRIRVVQGGWHGLGNTRFKSSTNRAPRQTTPGKPGEERDLKLELKVLADIGLLGLPNAGKSTFIRAVSAAKPKVADYPFTTLVPNLGVVSVGRFKSFVVADIPGLIEGASEGAGLGIRFLKHLARTRLLLHLVDMAPLDESDPAEAAETIINELTKFSPALGERDRWLVLNKADQLLDEEREERLKAVVERLDWQGPVFVISALEREGTEALCQAIMQYLDERSLRIAEDPAYAEALEELDQRIEDEARARLQALDDQRALRRSGVKAVDEDDDFDDDEDDGDGPEIFYVR, encoded by the coding sequence ATGAAATTCGTCGATGAAGTATCCATACACGTAAAAGCGGGTGACGGCGGCAACGGCATGATGAGTTTCCGCCGGGAGAAATTCATCGAGAAGGGTGGCCCCAATGGTGGTGACGGTGGCGATGGCGGTTCGATCTGGCTCGAAGCCGACATTAATCTGAACACCCTGGTCGATTACCGTTACACCCGTCGCTTCACCGCGCAGAACGGTGAAAAGGGCGGTAGTACCGAGTGCACCGGCGCCAAGGGTGAAGACCTGGTGCTGCCCGTGCCCGTAGGCACCACGGTGATCGATGCGGCGACCCAGGAAATCATCGGTGACCTGACTCAGCCCGGCCAGCGCATCCGAGTCGTCCAGGGCGGTTGGCACGGCCTGGGCAATACCCGCTTCAAATCCAGTACCAACCGCGCGCCGCGGCAGACCACGCCTGGCAAGCCCGGCGAAGAGCGCGATCTCAAGCTGGAGCTCAAGGTGCTGGCGGACATCGGTCTGCTCGGCCTGCCCAATGCCGGCAAGAGCACCTTCATTCGCGCGGTGTCGGCCGCCAAGCCCAAGGTGGCGGACTATCCCTTCACCACCCTGGTGCCGAATCTGGGAGTGGTCAGCGTGGGCCGCTTCAAGAGCTTCGTGGTCGCCGACATTCCGGGGCTGATCGAGGGGGCCTCCGAAGGCGCGGGCTTGGGGATTCGTTTCCTCAAGCACCTGGCACGGACTCGGTTGCTGCTGCATCTCGTCGACATGGCGCCCCTGGATGAAAGTGATCCGGCCGAGGCGGCCGAGACCATCATCAACGAGTTGACCAAGTTCAGTCCGGCCCTGGGCGAGCGTGACCGCTGGCTAGTGCTGAACAAGGCCGACCAGCTGCTCGACGAAGAGCGCGAAGAGCGCCTCAAGGCAGTCGTCGAGCGTCTGGACTGGCAAGGGCCGGTCTTCGTCATCTCCGCGCTGGAGCGCGAGGGGACCGAGGCGCTTTGCCAAGCGATCATGCAGTACCTGGACGAGCGCTCCCTGCGCATCGCTGAGGATCCAGCCTACGCCGAGGCGCTGGAAGAACTCGATCAGCGGATCGAGGACGAGGCGCGGGCGCGGCTGCAGGCGCTGGATGACCAGCGTGCCCTGCGGCGTTCGGGCGTCAAGGCGGTTGACGAAGACGACGACTTCGATGATGACGAAGACGACGGCGACGGTCCGGAAATCTTCTACGTACGGTAA
- the rpmA gene encoding 50S ribosomal protein L27, protein MAHKKAGGSTRNGRDSESKRLGVKLYGGQVVKAGNIIVRQRGTQYHAGYGVGLGKDHTLFAKVDGVIKFDVKGAFGRRYVSIVTAA, encoded by the coding sequence ATGGCACACAAAAAAGCGGGTGGTTCTACTCGTAACGGTCGCGATTCCGAAAGCAAACGCCTTGGCGTGAAGCTGTACGGCGGCCAGGTCGTCAAGGCCGGTAACATCATCGTGCGTCAGCGCGGCACCCAGTACCATGCCGGCTACGGCGTGGGCCTCGGCAAGGATCACACCCTGTTCGCGAAAGTGGACGGCGTGATCAAGTTCGACGTGAAGGGCGCCTTCGGCCGTCGTTACGTGAGCATCGTCACCGCCGCCTAA
- the rplU gene encoding 50S ribosomal protein L21 encodes MSYAVIVTGGKQYKVAEGEYLKVEKLDIATGETVTFDQVLLVGNGDDVKIGLPVVDGAKVTAEVTAQGRHDKVTIIKFRRRKHHMKRQGHRQWFTEIKITGIQA; translated from the coding sequence ATGTCCTACGCAGTTATCGTTACCGGTGGCAAGCAATACAAGGTCGCCGAAGGCGAATACCTGAAGGTCGAGAAGCTCGACATCGCCACCGGTGAAACCGTCACCTTCGACCAGGTTCTGCTGGTTGGCAACGGTGACGACGTCAAGATCGGTCTGCCGGTCGTTGATGGTGCCAAAGTGACCGCCGAAGTGACCGCCCAGGGCCGTCACGACAAGGTCACCATCATCAAATTCCGTCGTCGTAAGCATCACATGAAGCGTCAGGGCCACCGTCAGTGGTTCACTGAAATCAAGATCACTGGCATCCAGGCCTGA
- a CDS encoding polyprenyl synthetase family protein translates to MTQQSQSFYRVVTDDFAAVDGIIRQQLTSRVPLVEKIGDYIVSAGGKRLRPLLVLLAGKALGRADHDLQLLAATIEFLHTSTLLHDDVVDASGMRRGRSTANALWGNAPSVLVGDFLYARSFEMMVALGSMEVMRIISQATRVIAEGEVLQLSKIRDASTTEEIYMEVIRGKTAMLFEASTHSAAILAGASPEQAEALRRYGDHLGVAFQLVDDLLDYQGDAATLGKNVGDDLAEGKPTLPLIVTMREGTADQAALVRQAIRQGGSQDLESVRAAVEAAGALDYTARKAQEFAERAIECLEILPASPYRDALAELGRFSVARTH, encoded by the coding sequence ATGACGCAGCAATCCCAGTCCTTCTATCGCGTGGTGACGGACGATTTCGCCGCCGTAGACGGCATCATCCGCCAGCAGCTGACTTCGCGTGTGCCGCTGGTCGAGAAGATTGGCGACTACATCGTCTCCGCTGGCGGCAAACGTCTGCGTCCGCTCCTGGTGCTGCTGGCCGGCAAGGCGCTCGGGCGCGCCGACCATGACCTCCAGTTGTTGGCGGCCACCATCGAATTCCTGCATACCTCCACGCTCCTGCATGACGACGTCGTTGATGCCTCGGGTATGCGCCGTGGCCGCTCCACCGCCAACGCGCTATGGGGCAATGCACCGAGCGTTCTGGTCGGCGACTTTCTCTACGCCCGCTCCTTCGAGATGATGGTGGCGCTGGGTTCGATGGAGGTGATGCGCATCATCTCCCAGGCGACCCGCGTCATCGCCGAGGGCGAGGTGCTGCAACTGTCGAAGATTCGCGACGCCAGCACCACCGAAGAGATCTACATGGAGGTCATCCGCGGCAAGACCGCCATGCTCTTCGAGGCCTCCACCCATAGCGCGGCGATCCTGGCCGGGGCGAGTCCCGAGCAGGCGGAAGCCTTGCGGCGCTATGGCGATCACCTGGGCGTAGCCTTCCAACTGGTGGACGACCTGCTCGACTACCAGGGCGACGCCGCCACCCTGGGCAAGAACGTCGGTGACGATCTGGCCGAAGGCAAGCCTACCCTGCCGCTGATCGTGACCATGCGCGAAGGCACGGCCGATCAGGCGGCGCTGGTACGCCAGGCGATCCGTCAGGGCGGCAGCCAGGACCTGGAAAGCGTTCGCGCGGCCGTCGAAGCAGCCGGCGCCCTCGACTACACCGCCCGCAAAGCCCAGGAATTCGCCGAACGGGCCATCGAGTGCCTGGAGATCCTGCCGGCCAGTCCCTATCGGGACGCCTTGGCCGAACTGGGGCGCTTCTCGGTCGCCCGCACCCACTGA
- a CDS encoding FKBP-type peptidyl-prolyl cis-trans isomerase translates to MNDILLDTDEARVSYGIGRQLGDQLRQNPVSGMQLAAVLAGLTEAFDGQASKVDVEALNASFRVIRERMQEEAKVKAAAAAQEGVDYLKANAERPGVVVLPSGLQYEVLTQGEGATPTREDQVRTHYHGTLIDGSVFDSSYERGQPAEFPVGGVIAGWTEALQLMPAGSKWRLHVPSELAYGAQGVGSIPPHSVLVFDVELLDVL, encoded by the coding sequence ATGAACGACATCCTGCTCGACACCGACGAAGCCCGCGTCAGCTACGGCATCGGCCGCCAACTGGGCGATCAGTTGCGGCAGAATCCGGTCTCCGGCATGCAGTTGGCCGCCGTGCTTGCCGGCCTCACCGAAGCTTTCGATGGCCAGGCCTCCAAGGTGGACGTCGAGGCGCTCAACGCCAGCTTCCGCGTCATCCGTGAGCGCATGCAGGAAGAGGCCAAGGTCAAGGCCGCCGCTGCCGCTCAGGAGGGTGTCGACTACCTGAAGGCCAACGCCGAGCGACCCGGTGTCGTGGTGCTGCCGTCCGGTCTGCAATACGAAGTCTTGACTCAGGGGGAGGGCGCTACGCCTACCCGTGAAGATCAGGTGCGCACCCACTATCACGGCACCCTCATCGACGGCAGCGTGTTCGACAGCTCCTACGAGCGTGGCCAGCCTGCCGAGTTTCCGGTGGGCGGCGTGATCGCTGGCTGGACCGAGGCCCTGCAACTCATGCCTGCCGGCAGCAAGTGGCGGCTGCACGTACCCAGCGAGCTGGCCTACGGTGCCCAGGGCGTTGGCAGCATTCCGCCACACAGCGTGCTGGTGTTCGACGTCGAACTCCTCGACGTCCTCTAA